From one Pseudomonas fluorescens genomic stretch:
- a CDS encoding quinone oxidoreductase family protein, whose protein sequence is MVMQVRLQQTGAPAVLHLEQTTAQAPGPGEVWLEQAAIGVNPLDVSQRKGEVRIALPSGLGLEGAGTVAAVGRGVSDVAVGDRVGYATGPLGAYASARLYPAERLVKLPDTLGLDEAAAVLFKGITAQYLLTSTYPVGPGTRLMIYGAAGALGQLLVPWAKHLGAFVIGVVSKPDSVARARAAGCDEVLVFDAATLAAQVLDLTQGRKLDVVYDPIGRLSFEASLDSLRPRGLLVSCGMASGAPPAIELSTLNAKGSLFITRPSLAAHTATAAEYQQRAQKVLATLTAGIIRPQIWQRYALADAAMAHEDLQQGRSQGAIILTP, encoded by the coding sequence ATGGTCATGCAAGTCCGCCTTCAGCAAACCGGTGCCCCAGCCGTTCTGCACCTTGAACAGACCACCGCGCAAGCACCCGGCCCCGGCGAGGTCTGGCTCGAGCAGGCGGCCATCGGCGTCAACCCGCTGGATGTCAGCCAGCGCAAGGGCGAAGTGCGCATCGCCCTGCCGTCGGGCCTTGGCCTGGAAGGCGCCGGGACCGTGGCGGCGGTAGGGCGCGGGGTCAGCGACGTCGCCGTCGGTGACCGCGTCGGCTATGCCACCGGGCCGTTGGGGGCCTACGCCAGCGCGCGGCTGTACCCCGCCGAGCGGCTGGTCAAACTGCCGGACACTCTCGGCCTGGACGAAGCCGCCGCCGTGCTGTTCAAGGGCATCACTGCCCAGTACCTGCTCACCAGCACCTACCCGGTCGGCCCCGGCACGCGGCTGATGATCTACGGCGCGGCCGGTGCCTTGGGGCAGTTGCTGGTGCCGTGGGCCAAACACCTGGGCGCGTTCGTCATTGGCGTGGTCTCGAAACCGGACAGCGTCGCCCGCGCCCGCGCCGCCGGTTGCGACGAGGTGCTGGTGTTCGACGCCGCGACCCTGGCCGCGCAGGTGCTGGACCTGACCCAGGGCCGCAAGCTCGACGTGGTCTACGACCCGATTGGCCGGCTGTCGTTCGAGGCTTCGCTGGACAGCCTGCGCCCGCGCGGTTTGCTGGTGTCCTGCGGCATGGCTTCGGGTGCGCCGCCGGCCATCGAACTGAGCACGCTGAACGCCAAGGGCTCGTTGTTCATCACTCGGCCGTCGCTGGCCGCGCACACGGCAACCGCTGCCGAGTACCAGCAGCGTGCCCAGAAGGTGCTGGCAACGCTGACGGCAGGTATCATTCGCCCGCAGATCTGGCAGCGCTATGCCTTGGCCGACGCCGCCATGGCTCATGAAGACCTGCAACAAGGACGCTCGCAGGGCGCGATCATCCTCACGCCCTGA
- a CDS encoding LLM class flavin-dependent oxidoreductase has product MAVKILWYLTSPDGPYPWEAQGRWKTDFAHLKQLAVASDRLGYYGSLLGSSPNESLAVAAALIDATERLRFLVAQHPGELSPAVLAKWALTFDAFSNGRLLFNVVNGSDAGLATLGVHYPHDERYQFSLEYWRAFQSIYAGETAGFDGQYVKLAPRPAAAARHPLGGWHPPKRASVPLWGAGTSGPGVAHSVQLLDVYLSFADTPPKLGDKFRRVAAEAAKIGRELTFGTRLQIIVRETEEEAWAHAEKLLQQTSLATARAAIERQLPPGQTLETFSSDNPQIQRNVQSIRDGRLPAARELEIYPNVWTGPSLFGFNILGPAAGTYLVGSAEQVAERIREYEAQGTSAFILSGFPLIDEAHRVADLLFPLLDLDHGFDIPRLSARTVAEPA; this is encoded by the coding sequence ATGGCAGTCAAGATTCTCTGGTACCTGACCAGCCCCGATGGCCCCTATCCGTGGGAAGCCCAGGGGCGCTGGAAAACCGATTTCGCCCACCTCAAGCAACTGGCGGTGGCCAGCGACCGCCTCGGTTACTACGGCTCGCTGCTGGGGTCGAGCCCCAACGAAAGCCTGGCGGTGGCCGCCGCGCTGATCGACGCCACCGAGCGCCTGCGCTTTCTGGTGGCCCAGCATCCGGGCGAACTGTCGCCAGCAGTGCTGGCCAAGTGGGCGCTGACCTTCGATGCGTTCTCCAACGGCCGCCTGCTGTTCAACGTGGTCAACGGTAGCGATGCCGGCCTGGCGACCCTGGGCGTGCATTATCCGCACGATGAGCGCTACCAGTTCAGCCTGGAATACTGGCGCGCGTTCCAGAGCATCTATGCCGGTGAAACCGCAGGCTTTGACGGCCAGTACGTCAAGCTCGCGCCACGCCCGGCTGCGGCGGCGCGTCACCCGCTGGGCGGCTGGCATCCGCCAAAGCGCGCCAGCGTGCCGCTGTGGGGCGCCGGCACGTCCGGCCCAGGGGTTGCCCATTCGGTGCAACTGCTCGACGTGTACCTGAGTTTTGCCGACACCCCGCCAAAGCTGGGCGACAAGTTCCGCCGGGTGGCGGCTGAGGCGGCGAAGATCGGGCGCGAGCTGACCTTCGGCACGCGCCTGCAGATCATCGTGCGCGAAACCGAAGAAGAGGCCTGGGCCCACGCCGAGAAGCTGCTGCAACAGACCTCACTGGCCACCGCCCGTGCGGCGATTGAACGCCAGTTGCCGCCAGGGCAGACCCTGGAGACCTTCAGCAGCGACAACCCGCAGATCCAGCGCAATGTGCAGAGCATCCGCGACGGCCGCCTGCCCGCGGCGCGGGAGCTTGAGATCTACCCCAACGTCTGGACCGGCCCGAGCCTGTTCGGTTTCAACATCCTCGGCCCTGCGGCCGGCACCTACCTGGTCGGCAGTGCCGAGCAGGTGGCCGAACGGATTCGCGAGTACGAGGCCCAGGGCACTTCGGCGTTCATCCTCTCGGGCTTTCCGCTGATCGATGAAGCCCACCGGGTTGCCGACCTGCTGTTCCCCTTGCTGGACCTTGACCACGGTTTCGACATTCCGCGCCTGAGTGCGCGCACGGTTGCCGAACCGGCTTAA
- a CDS encoding LysR family transcriptional regulator, giving the protein MDPFDSRQADEFATLLALFEQGSFAAAGRLLQRHPSVLSKRLGALEQRLGIRLVERTTRQLRFTDEGARLVERLRQAASLISEAEREAAQGATQVRGRLRIALPSSMGRLWLSPMLAEFALAYPEVSLETEYAERFVDIVAEGFDAAIRIGELADSRLVARKLCEHRRILCAAPAYLQQHGQPQTPADLAGHNCLGFTGLRSWPEWRLAGVGPQQAVKVRGSLVSNDNEALLTAARAGVGILAGGDWLMQHDLDSGRLLRVLPDWQLDADAGIYFVRPGARYNSAATLALKQWIEARFDHGAPWRA; this is encoded by the coding sequence ATGGACCCGTTCGACAGTCGCCAGGCCGATGAATTTGCCACCCTCCTGGCGTTGTTCGAGCAAGGCTCGTTTGCCGCTGCCGGGCGCCTGCTGCAGCGCCACCCGTCGGTACTGTCCAAGCGCCTGGGCGCCCTGGAACAGCGCCTGGGAATTCGCCTGGTCGAGCGCACCACCCGCCAGTTGCGTTTCACCGACGAGGGTGCACGGCTGGTGGAGCGCCTGCGCCAGGCCGCCAGCCTGATCAGCGAAGCCGAACGCGAAGCGGCCCAGGGCGCGACCCAGGTTCGCGGGCGGCTGCGCATCGCCCTGCCCTCGTCCATGGGCCGGCTGTGGCTGAGCCCGATGCTCGCCGAGTTTGCCCTGGCGTATCCCGAGGTGTCGCTTGAGACCGAATACGCCGAACGCTTTGTCGATATCGTCGCCGAAGGCTTCGATGCCGCGATCCGCATTGGCGAGCTGGCCGACAGCCGCCTGGTGGCGCGCAAGCTCTGCGAGCACCGGCGCATCCTCTGTGCGGCGCCAGCCTACCTGCAACAGCACGGCCAGCCGCAGACCCCGGCCGACCTCGCCGGCCATAACTGCCTGGGTTTTACCGGCCTGCGCTCCTGGCCCGAATGGCGCCTGGCCGGCGTTGGCCCGCAGCAGGCAGTGAAAGTGCGCGGCTCGTTGGTCAGTAACGACAACGAAGCGCTACTGACCGCCGCCCGCGCCGGAGTCGGCATTCTCGCCGGCGGCGACTGGCTGATGCAGCACGACCTGGACAGCGGCCGCCTGCTGCGGGTGCTGCCCGACTGGCAACTGGATGCCGACGCCGGCATCTATTTCGTGCGCCCCGGCGCCCGCTACAACAGCGCAGCGACCCTCGCGCTCAAGCAATGGATTGAGGCGCGTTTCGATCATGGAGCGCCTTGGAGAGCATAA
- a CDS encoding ABC transporter permease: MFNPRWWREPQIRRGALVTLAVVLLALFGPLLAPHAPTDMVGGVYAAPAAEAPLGHDFLGHDVLSRLLNGGLSMLWMSLAAAAIALMVGTVLGLLAGLSRQRLDQAITWLADVWLAFPDLILVLLIVSMLGRAPWLIVLTVAIAFTPGVIRLARGSAVAVASQEFVEAAQMMGFSRTRILLREILPNVLTPLLVHFGNMLTWGIGMLSGLSYLGYGVAPPAADWGLMINENQAGLLVQPWAVLAPALLIGVFAYGTNIFAEGIARHSAGECR, from the coding sequence ATGTTCAATCCACGCTGGTGGCGTGAGCCACAGATTCGCCGCGGCGCCCTGGTGACCCTGGCCGTCGTCCTCCTGGCCCTGTTCGGCCCTTTGCTTGCGCCCCATGCGCCCACCGACATGGTCGGCGGGGTCTACGCTGCACCGGCAGCGGAGGCGCCGCTGGGCCATGATTTTCTCGGCCATGACGTGCTATCGCGCTTGCTCAATGGCGGCTTGTCGATGTTGTGGATGTCGCTGGCAGCCGCGGCGATTGCCTTGATGGTCGGCACCGTGCTGGGCTTGCTGGCTGGCCTGTCGCGTCAACGGCTGGACCAGGCGATCACTTGGCTTGCGGATGTCTGGCTGGCGTTTCCCGACCTGATCCTGGTGCTGTTGATCGTCTCGATGCTCGGCCGGGCGCCGTGGCTGATCGTGCTGACCGTGGCCATCGCTTTCACCCCGGGGGTGATCCGCCTGGCCCGTGGCAGTGCGGTGGCGGTGGCCAGTCAGGAGTTCGTCGAGGCGGCGCAGATGATGGGCTTTTCGCGCACACGGATCCTCTTGCGCGAGATCCTGCCCAACGTGCTCACGCCGTTGCTGGTGCACTTTGGCAACATGCTCACCTGGGGCATCGGCATGCTTTCGGGCTTGAGTTACCTGGGCTACGGCGTGGCGCCACCGGCTGCCGACTGGGGCCTGATGATCAACGAAAACCAGGCTGGCCTGCTGGTCCAGCCCTGGGCGGTTTTGGCCCCGGCGCTGCTGATCGGGGTGTTCGCCTACGGCACCAATATCTTCGCCGAAGGCATTGCCCGGCACAGCGCGGGAGAATGCCGATGA
- a CDS encoding ABC transporter ATP-binding protein has translation MNSYALALHAPTPVGAGLPREKPALLVQNLRVELTPDADIIDHINFTLAPGEILGLVGESGSGKTTLATALLAHARRGAHIAAGRVQVADASLLELHGEALRQARGGLIGYVAQDPAQALNPARRIGPLLLETLHAHEPQLAKAAQQQRLQQTLIDVGLPGDAEFLRRFPHQLSGGQQQRVMLALAFVLRPRLIVLDEPTTALDVSTQAHILKTLRRLCKEQGVAAVYVSHDLAVIKDLVDRVMVMYAGRIVEVASRERLFARPSHPYTLGLLAAIPDVARPHPLQAIPGHAPAPGQRAHGCAFAPRCPRRTAACEQAEPGLQTLETQQQVACLHPQLQTQPSVAALPVRARRADQAPLLAISNLNLTYDRQVLFDLALEVQAGECLAVVGESGSGKTSLARTLAGLGDNASGELSFEARPLSLLARLRPSASRHRIQYIFQNPYRALNPRQTVGQCLQAPLEHFFKLKGQACRARIEAALLRVALPVSVADKYPHQLSGGERQRVAIARALVCEPSVLICDEVTSALDVSVQAAILTLLKQLQGEGMTLVFVTHDLGVVRAIADRVVVIKEGRIVEQGIVEAVLERPTNTYTKNLVFHTPRL, from the coding sequence ATGAATTCCTATGCCCTGGCTCTGCATGCACCGACCCCTGTGGGAGCGGGCTTGCCCCGCGAAAAGCCAGCCCTGCTGGTGCAAAACCTGCGGGTAGAACTCACCCCCGACGCCGACATCATCGACCACATCAACTTCACCCTGGCCCCCGGTGAAATCCTCGGCCTGGTGGGTGAGTCCGGCTCAGGCAAGACCACCCTGGCCACCGCCTTACTGGCCCATGCCCGCCGGGGTGCGCACATTGCCGCCGGGCGGGTGCAGGTTGCCGACGCCAGCCTGCTCGAACTGCACGGCGAAGCCCTGCGCCAGGCTCGCGGCGGGCTGATCGGCTATGTCGCCCAGGACCCCGCGCAAGCGCTGAACCCGGCCCGGCGCATCGGCCCGTTGCTACTGGAAACCCTGCACGCCCACGAGCCGCAGCTGGCAAAAGCGGCGCAGCAACAGCGCCTGCAACAGACCTTGATCGACGTCGGCCTGCCTGGCGATGCCGAGTTTCTACGGCGCTTCCCTCATCAGCTTTCCGGCGGCCAGCAGCAGCGGGTGATGCTCGCCCTGGCGTTCGTCCTGCGCCCACGGCTGATCGTCCTTGACGAGCCGACCACGGCCCTGGACGTCAGCACCCAGGCGCACATCCTGAAAACCCTGCGCCGGCTGTGCAAAGAGCAGGGCGTGGCGGCGGTGTACGTGTCCCACGACCTGGCGGTGATCAAGGACCTGGTCGACCGGGTGATGGTCATGTACGCCGGGCGTATCGTTGAAGTTGCCAGCCGCGAACGGCTGTTCGCCCGTCCCAGCCATCCCTACACCCTGGGCTTGCTGGCGGCGATCCCGGATGTTGCCCGTCCGCATCCGCTGCAGGCGATTCCCGGCCATGCCCCGGCGCCGGGCCAGCGTGCGCATGGCTGCGCTTTCGCACCGCGCTGCCCGCGGCGTACGGCCGCCTGTGAGCAGGCTGAGCCAGGCTTGCAAACGCTTGAGACGCAGCAGCAAGTCGCCTGCCTGCACCCGCAGCTGCAGACCCAGCCGTCCGTAGCGGCGCTGCCGGTACGGGCCAGGCGGGCCGATCAGGCGCCGTTACTGGCCATCAGCAATCTGAACCTGACCTACGACCGCCAGGTGCTGTTCGACCTGGCCCTGGAAGTGCAGGCAGGCGAGTGCCTGGCGGTGGTCGGCGAGTCCGGCTCGGGCAAGACCAGCCTGGCCCGTACCCTGGCCGGGCTGGGCGACAACGCCAGCGGCGAGCTGAGCTTCGAGGCCCGGCCGTTGAGCCTGCTGGCCCGGCTGCGTCCCAGCGCAAGCCGTCATCGCATCCAGTACATTTTTCAGAACCCGTACCGCGCCTTGAACCCCCGGCAGACCGTTGGCCAATGCCTGCAGGCACCGCTGGAGCACTTCTTCAAGCTCAAGGGCCAGGCGTGCCGGGCGCGTATCGAGGCGGCGCTGCTGCGGGTGGCTTTGCCCGTCTCGGTAGCCGACAAGTATCCCCATCAGCTGTCGGGTGGCGAGCGCCAGCGAGTGGCGATTGCCCGCGCACTGGTGTGCGAACCGAGCGTGCTGATCTGCGATGAAGTGACTTCGGCATTGGACGTTTCGGTGCAGGCGGCGATCCTGACGCTGCTCAAGCAACTGCAAGGCGAGGGCATGACCCTGGTGTTCGTCACCCACGACTTGGGGGTGGTGCGGGCGATTGCCGATCGGGTGGTGGTGATCAAGGAGGGGCGGATTGTCGAGCAGGGTATTGTTGAAGCAGTGCTGGAGCGTCCCACGAACACTTATACTAAAAATTTAGTTTTTCATACGCCGAGGCTGTAA
- a CDS encoding ABC transporter substrate-binding protein, with translation MPNEFSRRVFLGNSLAVGGGLLLGSSLLTGCGGGEPAAVAAITRPTQPVRGGRLRVGIIDGDQAGNLDAHKPSGGGIIRGWALYSKFWEWNDDVSTRLGLAEFAEPNADASAWTIRIKPGLEFHHGKSISADDMLFSILRLTDPKLASPFAGLVGAIDRQALRKLDERTIEIRFKQGRSFFPLDETLIAFGGIVPTDYDPVSNPVGAGPYRLKSFVPGQRALFTRFENYFKPNQPYADELEIIEFKDQVSRVAALRAGQIDVASGVQAEHSALIKADPRLQLVVSPTTSFSGFNLNTAKAPFQDERVRQAFRLLADRQELIGRGLNGFGRIANDLYSPQDPTYNHAIAQRGYDLDQARSLLRQAGATDLRVELTTTANEVNAALVFAQQAKKAGVEVKVTPVDSSVFNGPQKEQWLMSPGSTPARGFLATGLHNDAPLAIYNRSNFRDERFCELFTQALGQPDLERRKQLVHEAQTIQHQRGGLLIWGFTDVLDAASSKVGGLHGEQTTFASWRFDSLWLNHA, from the coding sequence ATGCCAAACGAATTTTCCCGCCGGGTGTTTCTCGGCAACAGCCTGGCCGTCGGTGGCGGCCTGTTGCTCGGCTCCAGCCTGCTCACAGGTTGCGGCGGCGGGGAGCCGGCCGCGGTTGCTGCCATCACCCGGCCAACCCAGCCGGTACGCGGCGGGCGCCTGCGGGTCGGCATCATCGATGGCGACCAGGCCGGCAACCTCGATGCGCACAAGCCATCTGGCGGCGGGATCATTCGCGGCTGGGCGTTGTACAGCAAGTTCTGGGAATGGAACGACGACGTCAGCACGCGCCTGGGTCTGGCCGAGTTCGCCGAGCCCAACGCCGATGCCAGCGCCTGGACCATCCGCATCAAGCCGGGCCTGGAGTTCCACCACGGCAAGAGCATCAGCGCCGACGACATGCTGTTCTCGATCCTGCGCCTGACCGATCCGAAGCTGGCTTCGCCGTTTGCCGGGCTGGTCGGCGCGATCGACCGCCAGGCCCTGCGCAAGCTCGACGAGCGCACCATCGAAATCCGCTTCAAGCAGGGCCGTAGTTTCTTCCCCCTGGATGAAACCCTGATCGCCTTCGGCGGCATCGTGCCGACTGATTACGACCCGGTGAGCAACCCAGTGGGGGCGGGGCCTTACCGGCTGAAAAGCTTCGTGCCGGGCCAGCGTGCGCTGTTCACCCGCTTCGAGAACTACTTCAAACCCAACCAGCCCTATGCCGACGAGCTGGAGATCATCGAATTCAAAGACCAGGTGTCGCGGGTCGCGGCCCTGCGCGCCGGGCAGATCGATGTAGCCAGCGGCGTGCAGGCCGAGCACAGCGCCTTGATCAAGGCCGACCCACGGCTGCAACTGGTGGTGTCGCCGACCACCTCGTTCAGCGGTTTCAACCTCAACACCGCCAAGGCGCCATTCCAGGACGAGCGGGTGCGCCAGGCCTTCCGCCTGCTGGCCGACCGGCAGGAGCTGATCGGCCGTGGCCTCAATGGTTTCGGACGCATCGCCAACGACCTGTATTCGCCGCAAGACCCGACCTACAACCACGCCATCGCCCAGCGCGGCTACGACCTCGACCAGGCGCGCTCGCTGCTGCGCCAGGCTGGCGCAACCGACCTGCGGGTCGAGCTGACGACTACCGCCAACGAAGTCAACGCCGCCCTGGTGTTCGCCCAGCAGGCGAAGAAGGCCGGGGTCGAGGTCAAGGTCACTCCGGTGGACAGCTCAGTGTTCAACGGCCCGCAGAAAGAGCAGTGGCTGATGTCGCCAGGCTCCACGCCCGCCCGTGGTTTTCTTGCCACCGGCCTGCACAACGATGCACCGCTGGCGATCTACAACCGCAGCAATTTTCGCGACGAGCGTTTCTGCGAACTGTTCACCCAGGCCCTCGGCCAGCCGGATCTGGAACGGCGCAAGCAACTGGTACACGAGGCCCAGACCATCCAGCACCAGCGCGGCGGCTTGCTGATCTGGGGCTTTACCGACGTGCTCGACGCCGCCTCCAGCAAGGTCGGCGGCCTGCACGGCGAACAGACGACTTTCGCCTCCTGGCGCTTTGACAGCTTGTGGTTGAACCATGCCTGA
- a CDS encoding class II aldolase/adducin family protein has protein sequence MTVLTTDHLIDAELKTFIEQVINEADQAFTVFRETNTITANGTVGFIERVPGRELLVSVNYPGPWDYRKPLQATVSDLAGNLVHGQGKGGLGRYAKLLREQPQITTVSHVHSPYLGAWAQTQRTLPFNYVPVQRFQLARELPTYIDRRQDEVDFILERLAENPFTPAILEANGGATVWGQQGLRATAEFIVLLEEGAQLQLLAEAIGGSRPFGPGVLTQQWQMSKLIDKANELGLIPATDRIRA, from the coding sequence ATGACCGTACTGACCACCGACCACTTGATCGACGCCGAGCTGAAAACCTTCATCGAGCAGGTGATCAACGAGGCCGATCAGGCCTTCACTGTGTTCCGCGAAACCAACACCATCACCGCCAACGGCACCGTCGGCTTTATCGAGCGGGTACCGGGCCGCGAGCTGCTGGTGTCGGTCAACTACCCGGGACCGTGGGATTACCGCAAACCGCTGCAGGCCACGGTCAGCGACCTGGCCGGCAACCTGGTGCATGGCCAGGGCAAGGGCGGCCTGGGCCGCTACGCCAAGCTGTTGCGCGAGCAGCCGCAGATCACTACGGTGTCCCACGTGCACTCGCCGTACCTCGGCGCCTGGGCGCAGACCCAGCGCACCTTGCCGTTCAACTACGTGCCGGTGCAGCGCTTCCAGCTGGCCCGCGAGCTGCCGACCTACATCGACCGCCGCCAGGACGAGGTCGATTTCATCCTCGAACGCCTGGCCGAGAACCCGTTCACCCCGGCCATCCTTGAAGCCAACGGTGGCGCCACGGTCTGGGGCCAGCAGGGCCTGCGCGCCACTGCCGAGTTCATCGTGCTGCTGGAGGAGGGCGCGCAACTGCAACTGCTGGCCGAAGCCATTGGCGGCTCGCGGCCTTTTGGCCCGGGCGTGCTCACCCAGCAATGGCAGATGAGCAAGCTGATCGACAAGGCCAACGAGCTGGGCCTGATTCCCGCCACCGACCGCATTCGCGCCTGA
- a CDS encoding ABC transporter permease yields MPEPCARTSRLPAWLPWFIGRLGYGLLTAWVISLVVFIATQALPSDPARVILGPEAPLESVLTLREQLGLNRPILVQYLSWLGQVLRGDLGISLDSNQPVASIIFSRFGNTLALLAGVLVLVVPLALSIGVSLALRRDSRLDRFGLSALIFLKATPGFLLAIGLVLLFSMPQVNLLPAVSILDPDKALWQQLEYLLLPIFALSLSSLPYLARMVRASMIEALDSDYVSAARLRGIAEWRIVWRHTLPNALVPAIQGVALTLRTLIGGALLAEVIFSYPGIGTQLNSAIQMRDLPLVQGVVLVITLGVVLINLIADLLTVLLTPKLRTARRATLIQRNRRGIQSWWRRPAAKAP; encoded by the coding sequence ATGCCTGAACCGTGCGCACGAACCTCCCGACTCCCTGCCTGGCTGCCCTGGTTCATCGGCCGCCTGGGCTATGGCCTGCTCACCGCCTGGGTCATCAGCCTGGTGGTGTTCATCGCCACCCAGGCGCTGCCGTCGGACCCGGCGCGGGTCATCCTCGGCCCCGAGGCGCCGCTGGAAAGCGTGCTGACCCTGCGCGAGCAACTGGGCCTGAACCGGCCAATCCTGGTGCAGTATTTGAGCTGGCTCGGCCAGGTGCTGCGCGGTGACCTGGGTATCTCGCTGGATTCCAACCAGCCGGTGGCCTCGATCATTTTCAGCCGTTTCGGCAATACCCTGGCGTTGCTGGCCGGGGTGCTGGTGCTGGTGGTGCCGCTGGCCTTGAGCATCGGCGTCAGCCTGGCCCTGCGCCGCGACAGCCGCCTGGACCGATTTGGCCTGTCGGCGCTGATTTTTCTCAAGGCCACCCCGGGTTTTTTGCTGGCCATCGGCCTGGTGCTGTTGTTCTCCATGCCCCAGGTCAACCTGCTGCCGGCAGTGTCGATCCTCGATCCGGACAAGGCCCTGTGGCAGCAGCTTGAATACCTGTTGCTGCCGATCTTCGCCCTGAGCCTGTCGTCGCTGCCGTACCTGGCGCGCATGGTCCGCGCCTCGATGATTGAAGCATTGGACTCGGACTACGTCAGCGCGGCGCGCCTGCGCGGCATCGCCGAATGGCGCATCGTCTGGCGCCACACCTTGCCCAATGCCCTGGTGCCGGCGATCCAGGGTGTGGCCCTGACCCTGCGGACCCTGATCGGCGGGGCGTTGCTGGCCGAGGTGATCTTCAGCTACCCAGGCATCGGCACCCAACTCAACAGCGCGATCCAGATGCGCGACCTGCCGCTGGTACAGGGCGTGGTGCTGGTGATCACCCTCGGGGTGGTGCTGATCAACCTGATAGCTGACCTGCTCACTGTCCTGCTCACCCCAAAACTGCGCACCGCCCGCCGCGCCACCCTGATCCAGCGCAACCGCCGTGGCATCCAGAGCTGGTGGCGGCGCCCGGCGGCCAAAGCCCCTTGA